A window of the Catenulispora sp. GP43 genome harbors these coding sequences:
- a CDS encoding RNA polymerase sigma-70 factor, producing the protein MSESATETFITHRNLLFTVAYEMLGSAADAEDVLQETWLRWTTVDVDTVRDRRAYLVRITTRQALTQLRSLGRRKESYVGPWLPEPLLTTPDVAEDVELADSVSMAMLLVMETLTPAERAVFVLREVFGLEYDEIAEAVDKSQAAVRQIAHRARNHVAARRPRGVTSTADARGATEAFRKAVTTGDLQGLFDLLAPDVVFIGDGGGVVQATPWPLYGAEVVSAFMAEGLSHLAGFVTMETAYVNGGLGVILRVGGAVDTIVAMHTENGLIKGIYVVRNPEKLSRFEEETAMAR; encoded by the coding sequence ATGAGCGAGTCCGCGACCGAGACCTTCATCACCCACCGCAACCTGCTGTTCACGGTCGCCTACGAGATGCTCGGCTCGGCCGCCGACGCCGAGGACGTGCTGCAGGAGACCTGGCTGCGCTGGACCACCGTCGACGTGGATACGGTGCGCGACCGCCGGGCGTACCTGGTGCGGATCACCACCCGGCAGGCGCTGACCCAGCTGCGTAGCCTCGGGCGGCGCAAGGAGTCCTACGTCGGGCCGTGGCTGCCCGAGCCGCTGCTGACCACGCCGGACGTGGCCGAGGACGTGGAGCTGGCGGACAGCGTCTCGATGGCGATGCTGCTGGTGATGGAGACGCTGACGCCGGCCGAGCGCGCGGTGTTCGTGCTGCGCGAGGTGTTCGGCCTGGAGTACGACGAGATCGCCGAGGCGGTGGACAAGAGCCAGGCCGCGGTCCGGCAGATCGCGCACCGCGCCCGCAACCACGTCGCGGCGCGCCGGCCGCGCGGGGTCACCTCCACGGCCGACGCCCGTGGCGCCACCGAGGCGTTCCGGAAGGCGGTCACGACCGGCGATCTGCAGGGCCTGTTCGACCTGCTGGCCCCGGACGTGGTGTTCATCGGCGACGGCGGCGGCGTCGTGCAGGCCACGCCGTGGCCGCTGTACGGCGCCGAAGTGGTGTCCGCCTTCATGGCCGAGGGCCTGTCCCACCTGGCGGGCTTCGTCACCATGGAGACGGCGTACGTCAACGGCGGCCTGGGGGTGATCCTGCGGGTCGGCGGGGCGGTCGACACGATCGTGGCGATGCACACCGAGAACGGCCTGATCAAGGGCATCTACGTGGTCCGCAACCCGGAGAAGCTGTCGCGGTTCGAGGAGGAGACCGCGATGGCGCGCTGA
- a CDS encoding LLM class flavin-dependent oxidoreductase, whose translation MDIGVLLPTGQAQWEPGDDPRGVVALALRAERIGFSSLFVNDSLISPRIEALTMLAALAPATDRVRLGTGALLPFMRRPVQAAQSLASIDALSGGRLTVAVGAGFPGRFGRPMYTLSELPWERRFQRLDETVALWRALWAGATSFQGELVRFDELPPATKPFRASGPPIWLGGATPAALARTAKHYDGWLPYPPDPSDYRSGLASIRETALREGRPAEAVTPALFVTVRVDTDEAAGRAQLDRYSRANYGMPLDELRTIQAVVTGTADQVAAGLGAYIAAGARHLVLRLGAIGLAAQAEQLDRVAALIGPLADCAAWDPSSAAPDRTPALPAPRT comes from the coding sequence ATGGACATCGGTGTGCTGCTTCCGACCGGTCAGGCCCAGTGGGAACCCGGGGACGATCCGCGCGGCGTCGTGGCGCTGGCGCTGCGGGCCGAGCGGATCGGGTTCTCCTCGCTGTTCGTCAACGATTCGCTGATCAGCCCGAGGATCGAGGCGCTGACCATGCTCGCGGCGCTGGCCCCGGCGACGGACCGGGTGCGGCTGGGGACCGGCGCGCTGCTGCCGTTCATGCGGCGCCCGGTGCAGGCCGCGCAGTCGCTGGCCTCCATCGACGCGTTGTCCGGCGGCCGGCTGACCGTCGCGGTCGGCGCCGGGTTCCCCGGGCGGTTCGGGCGTCCCATGTACACGCTCTCCGAGCTGCCATGGGAGCGCCGTTTCCAGCGGTTGGACGAGACGGTCGCGCTGTGGCGCGCGCTGTGGGCGGGGGCGACGTCGTTCCAGGGCGAGCTCGTCCGCTTCGACGAGCTGCCCCCGGCCACGAAGCCCTTCCGGGCGTCGGGACCGCCGATCTGGCTCGGCGGCGCGACGCCGGCGGCCTTGGCCCGCACCGCCAAGCACTACGACGGCTGGCTGCCCTACCCGCCGGATCCCTCCGACTATCGCAGTGGTCTGGCCTCGATCCGTGAGACGGCGCTGCGGGAAGGCCGCCCGGCCGAGGCCGTCACCCCGGCGCTGTTCGTGACGGTCCGCGTCGACACCGACGAGGCGGCCGGCCGGGCCCAGCTCGACCGGTACTCCCGCGCCAACTACGGCATGCCGCTGGACGAGCTGCGGACCATCCAGGCGGTGGTCACCGGCACGGCCGACCAGGTGGCCGCGGGCCTGGGCGCCTACATCGCCGCCGGCGCGCGGCACCTGGTGCTGCGCCTCGGCGCGATCGGCTTGGCCGCGCAGGCCGAACAGCTCGACCGCGTCGCCGCCCTGATCGGTCCCCTGGCAGACTGCGCCGCATGGGACCCATCGAGCGCGGCGCCGGACCGGACCCCGGCCCTTCCGGCACCTCGGACCTGA
- a CDS encoding DUF6882 domain-containing protein, with product MGPIERGAGPDPGPSGTSDLNALLIQGEDMIEQLGAAHAKAWGLGTADRWDLDQRTGLITWTFPDRTATAPAQILGSFNAEAESWLWAWANDSVLPEMSRDAWAVHEWGRANGHRALTEPKVHGDASTAGALVALAVRITRATGYYKGGDGGAIPIITFGPVTLTSHDGGTRTVTVEIG from the coding sequence ATGGGACCCATCGAGCGCGGCGCCGGACCGGACCCCGGCCCTTCCGGCACCTCGGACCTGAACGCGCTGCTGATCCAGGGCGAGGACATGATCGAGCAGCTCGGGGCCGCGCACGCCAAGGCCTGGGGCCTGGGCACGGCCGACCGCTGGGACCTGGACCAGCGGACCGGGCTGATCACCTGGACGTTCCCGGACCGGACCGCGACCGCCCCGGCGCAGATCCTCGGCAGCTTCAACGCCGAGGCCGAATCGTGGCTGTGGGCCTGGGCGAACGACAGTGTCCTGCCGGAGATGAGCCGCGACGCGTGGGCGGTGCACGAGTGGGGCCGGGCGAACGGCCATCGTGCGCTCACCGAGCCCAAGGTGCACGGCGACGCCAGCACGGCCGGCGCCCTGGTCGCGCTGGCGGTGCGGATCACGCGGGCGACCGGCTACTACAAGGGCGGCGACGGCGGCGCCATCCCGATCATCACGTTCGGACCGGTGACGCTGACCTCGCACGACGGCGGGACGCGGACGGTCACGGTCGAGATCGGCTGA
- a CDS encoding DUF1062 domain-containing protein, producing the protein MHENTFLVRAATQWRVRPTALPTIRRRCRACSSNEYRTQGKFRVNANHKLLDVWLLALCAQCGETIKLTVMERTHVRTIDPETLSRFHANDASLAARLLTDPQLPHRNDVALDWTDAWRLDMDPVDLPKADILEVRVEFTHRIPLRVSTVIATGLELSGSEVARHIATGAITSEDKLTGRRASDFGFVMRW; encoded by the coding sequence GTGCACGAAAACACCTTCCTCGTGCGCGCCGCCACGCAATGGCGCGTACGCCCGACCGCCCTCCCGACCATCCGTCGCCGCTGCCGGGCCTGTTCCTCGAACGAGTACCGGACCCAGGGCAAGTTCCGGGTCAACGCGAACCACAAGCTGCTCGACGTCTGGCTGCTGGCGCTGTGCGCGCAGTGCGGCGAGACGATCAAGCTGACGGTGATGGAGCGGACCCATGTCCGCACCATCGACCCGGAGACGCTCAGCCGGTTCCATGCGAACGACGCCTCGCTCGCGGCCAGGCTGCTGACCGATCCCCAGCTGCCGCACCGCAACGACGTCGCCCTGGACTGGACCGACGCGTGGCGGCTGGACATGGATCCGGTGGACCTGCCGAAGGCGGACATTCTGGAGGTGCGCGTCGAGTTCACGCACCGCATCCCGCTGCGGGTGTCGACGGTCATCGCGACCGGGCTGGAACTGTCGGGATCCGAGGTCGCCCGGCACATCGCGACCGGAGCGATCACCTCCGAGGACAAGCTGACCGGTCGCCGGGCCAGTGATTTCGGCTTCGTCATGCGGTGGTAG
- the tuf gene encoding elongation factor Tu yields the protein MSKQQFARTKPHLNIGTMGHVDHGKTTLTAAITKVLAESPGGAGGANHYVAFDRIDRAPEEISRGITINIAHVEYETTLRHYAHVDMPGHADYVKNMITGAAQVDGAILVVSAQDGAMPQTREHILLARQVGVPHIVVALNKADLVDDEELLDLVELEIRDLLTAQGFPGQDVAVVRVSGLRALEGDPVWTQRILDLLTAVDTTVPDPVRDLEAPFLMPVENVLTITGRGTVVTGAVERGTLALGSQIEVTGQGEAFTAVVTGIETFGRTMEAAQAGDNAALLLRGVRREQIRRGQVLAAPHSIRPHSRFRAEVYVLSSAEGGRHTGFGAGYRPQFHFRTTDVVGVVDLGTGGVALPGNRVTMTVELGHGVAMEPGLGFAIREGGRTVGAGTVLELVD from the coding sequence ATGTCCAAGCAGCAGTTCGCCCGCACCAAGCCGCACCTGAACATCGGCACGATGGGCCACGTCGACCACGGCAAGACCACGCTGACCGCGGCGATCACCAAGGTCCTGGCCGAGAGCCCCGGCGGCGCCGGCGGTGCCAACCACTACGTCGCCTTCGACCGGATCGACCGGGCCCCGGAGGAGATCAGCCGCGGCATCACCATCAACATCGCGCACGTCGAGTACGAGACCACGCTGCGGCACTACGCGCACGTCGACATGCCCGGGCACGCCGACTACGTGAAGAACATGATCACCGGTGCCGCGCAGGTGGACGGCGCGATCCTGGTCGTCTCGGCGCAGGACGGCGCGATGCCGCAGACCAGGGAGCACATCCTGCTCGCCCGGCAGGTCGGCGTCCCGCACATCGTCGTCGCGCTCAACAAGGCCGACCTGGTCGACGACGAGGAGCTGCTGGACCTGGTGGAGCTGGAGATCAGGGACCTGCTGACCGCGCAGGGCTTCCCCGGCCAGGACGTGGCCGTGGTCCGGGTGTCCGGGCTGCGCGCGCTGGAGGGCGACCCGGTGTGGACGCAGCGGATCCTGGACCTGCTGACCGCGGTGGACACCACCGTCCCGGACCCGGTGCGGGACCTGGAGGCGCCGTTCCTGATGCCGGTGGAGAACGTGCTGACCATCACCGGCCGCGGGACGGTCGTCACCGGCGCGGTCGAGCGCGGCACCCTGGCCCTGGGCTCGCAGATCGAGGTGACCGGGCAGGGCGAGGCGTTCACCGCGGTGGTCACCGGCATCGAGACCTTCGGCCGGACCATGGAGGCCGCGCAGGCCGGGGACAACGCGGCGCTGTTGCTGCGCGGGGTGCGCCGGGAGCAGATCCGGCGCGGCCAGGTGCTGGCGGCTCCGCACAGCATCCGGCCGCACAGCCGCTTCCGGGCCGAGGTGTACGTGCTCTCCTCCGCCGAGGGCGGCCGGCACACCGGCTTCGGCGCGGGCTACCGTCCGCAGTTCCACTTCCGCACCACCGACGTGGTCGGGGTGGTGGACCTGGGCACCGGCGGCGTGGCGCTGCCCGGCAACCGGGTCACGATGACGGTCGAGCTCGGCCACGGCGTCGCGATGGAGCCGGGCCTCGGGTTCGCCATCCGCGAGGGCGGCCGGACCGTCGGCGCCGGGACCGTGCTGGAGCTGGTCGACTAG
- a CDS encoding winged helix-turn-helix transcriptional regulator translates to MATRTAAQQRAQAKTEYDAFLAVCPSRKLLDRISDKWVTLILCALGNSGEPRPMRYSELSRLLAGVSQKMLTQTLRSLERDGLITRTATPTVPVTVTYELTGLGVSLHAMVRGIKDWAEGHMDDVLAHRETYDGREA, encoded by the coding sequence ATGGCCACGAGGACGGCGGCCCAGCAGCGGGCCCAGGCCAAGACGGAGTACGACGCGTTCCTGGCGGTGTGCCCCAGCCGCAAACTGCTCGACCGGATCTCCGACAAGTGGGTCACGCTGATCCTGTGCGCTCTGGGCAACTCCGGCGAGCCGCGGCCGATGCGCTACTCGGAGCTGTCGCGTCTGCTGGCCGGCGTCAGCCAGAAGATGCTCACCCAGACCTTGCGCTCGCTGGAGCGCGACGGCCTGATCACGCGCACCGCGACGCCGACCGTGCCGGTCACCGTCACCTACGAGCTGACCGGCCTCGGCGTGTCGCTGCACGCGATGGTGCGCGGCATCAAGGACTGGGCCGAGGGGCACATGGACGACGTGCTGGCCCACCGCGAGACCTACGACGGCCGCGAGGCTTGA
- a CDS encoding aldo/keto reductase family oxidoreductase, which translates to MSTLSPSLPGGTWSLGDLTVTRFGYGAMQLAGPGVMGPPADPDGARAVLREAVALGITHIDTADAYGPHFTNRLIREALHPYPGALHIVTKVGATRDANGGWPPAREPDAVRRAVHENLENLGLEALDVVNLRLGDATGPQPGSLAEPFEALADLQRQGLIRHLGVSNATSEQVAEARGIAPIVCVQNLYNLAYRQDDELIDALAAAGIAYVPFFPLGGFSPLQSSALSAVATRLGATPMSIALAWLLQRSPNILLIPGTSSVAHLRENAAGAGLVLSDEDLAELEKIGG; encoded by the coding sequence ATGAGCACGCTATCTCCTTCGTTGCCCGGCGGAACCTGGTCCCTGGGCGATCTGACCGTTACCCGGTTCGGCTACGGCGCCATGCAGCTGGCCGGTCCCGGCGTCATGGGACCGCCCGCCGACCCGGACGGCGCACGCGCCGTCCTGCGCGAGGCCGTCGCCCTCGGCATCACGCACATCGACACCGCCGACGCCTACGGTCCGCACTTCACCAACCGGCTGATCCGCGAAGCGCTGCACCCCTATCCGGGCGCGCTGCACATCGTGACGAAGGTCGGCGCGACCCGCGACGCGAACGGCGGCTGGCCGCCGGCCCGGGAACCCGACGCGGTGCGCCGCGCCGTCCACGAGAACCTGGAGAACCTCGGCCTGGAAGCGCTCGACGTGGTCAACCTCAGGCTCGGCGACGCCACGGGACCGCAGCCCGGCTCGCTTGCCGAGCCCTTCGAGGCGCTGGCCGACCTTCAGCGGCAGGGCCTGATCCGGCACCTCGGCGTCAGCAACGCGACGAGCGAGCAGGTCGCCGAGGCCCGGGGGATCGCGCCGATCGTGTGCGTGCAGAACCTGTACAACCTCGCCTACCGGCAGGACGACGAGCTGATCGACGCGCTCGCCGCCGCCGGGATCGCCTACGTGCCCTTCTTCCCGCTCGGCGGGTTCAGCCCGTTGCAGTCCTCGGCCCTGTCGGCGGTCGCCACCCGCCTCGGCGCGACCCCGATGTCGATCGCGTTGGCCTGGTTGCTGCAACGGTCGCCGAACATCCTGCTGATCCCCGGTACGTCGTCGGTGGCGCATCTGCGCGAGAACGCCGCCGGCGCGGGACTCGTGCTTTCCGACGAGGACCTCGCCGAACTGGAGAAGATCGGCGGGTAG
- a CDS encoding TetR/AcrR family transcriptional regulator, whose translation MPGHDTSSRRAAESKGDLRERAILDTCEALLTDKGYDAMTVNDIAQGAGITRGALYFYFGSKQEVVTALVARTVEHLWERSRATAEADEPRAAVATAMRRTVELWNDHGPVMRTAIDLSLTVPEIGTLWNRTADLFIAAITAVLERAGVAPGGGPKQASAMARALCWMIERNFYHASQESRESLKNTSDTCEHIWLISAGLS comes from the coding sequence ATGCCCGGCCACGACACATCGAGCCGGCGCGCCGCCGAGAGCAAGGGCGATCTGCGGGAGCGGGCCATCCTCGACACCTGCGAAGCACTGCTGACGGACAAGGGCTACGACGCCATGACCGTCAACGACATCGCCCAGGGCGCCGGCATCACCCGCGGCGCGTTGTACTTCTACTTCGGCTCCAAACAGGAGGTGGTCACCGCGCTCGTCGCGCGCACCGTCGAGCACCTGTGGGAACGCTCCCGCGCCACGGCCGAGGCCGACGAACCGCGCGCGGCCGTGGCGACGGCGATGCGGCGCACGGTCGAGCTGTGGAACGACCACGGCCCGGTCATGCGCACCGCGATCGACCTGTCGTTGACCGTTCCCGAGATCGGCACCCTGTGGAACCGCACCGCCGACTTGTTCATCGCGGCCATCACCGCGGTGCTGGAACGCGCCGGAGTGGCGCCCGGCGGCGGACCGAAGCAGGCCTCGGCGATGGCGCGCGCCCTGTGCTGGATGATCGAGCGGAACTTCTACCACGCCTCGCAGGAGTCCCGCGAGAGCTTGAAGAACACCTCGGACACCTGCGAGCACATCTGGTTGATCAGCGCCGGCCTGTCCTGA
- a CDS encoding oxidoreductase, translating into MQQKWLITGVSSGLGRAFAQAALDAGHTVAGTVRSEEDSRAFEALAPGRAHGRVLDVTDDNAVARTVDEVETAVGPLDVVIANAGYGLEGTFEETPLAEVRRQFEVNVFGAVATLRAALPAMRRRRRGHLMAVTSMGGLMAVPGMSAYCGSKFALEGILEALGKEVAQFGIHVTAIEPGSFRTDWAGRSMTRADRTVEDYDDLFGPIRDARRKASGNQLGNPAKAGEAVVHIASVEAPPSHLLLGSDALRLVGAARAAVDADIRDWEALSRTTDFAEGAQL; encoded by the coding sequence ATGCAGCAGAAGTGGCTCATCACCGGAGTCAGCAGCGGCCTCGGCCGCGCGTTCGCGCAGGCCGCCCTGGATGCCGGGCACACCGTGGCCGGCACCGTGCGCTCCGAGGAGGACTCGCGGGCCTTCGAAGCCCTCGCCCCCGGACGGGCCCACGGCCGCGTCCTGGACGTGACCGACGACAACGCCGTCGCGCGCACGGTCGACGAGGTCGAGACGGCCGTCGGGCCCCTGGACGTGGTCATCGCGAACGCCGGCTACGGCCTGGAGGGGACCTTCGAGGAGACGCCGCTGGCCGAGGTGCGGCGGCAGTTCGAGGTCAACGTCTTCGGGGCGGTGGCCACGTTGCGCGCCGCGCTACCCGCCATGCGCCGCCGCCGGCGCGGGCACCTGATGGCCGTCACCTCCATGGGCGGACTCATGGCGGTACCGGGGATGTCCGCCTACTGCGGCAGCAAGTTCGCCCTCGAGGGCATCCTGGAGGCGCTGGGCAAAGAGGTCGCACAGTTCGGGATCCACGTCACCGCGATAGAGCCGGGCTCCTTCCGCACCGACTGGGCCGGCCGCTCCATGACCCGCGCCGACCGGACCGTCGAGGACTACGACGACCTGTTCGGCCCCATCCGCGACGCCCGCCGCAAGGCCAGCGGCAACCAGCTGGGCAACCCGGCCAAGGCCGGCGAGGCCGTGGTGCACATCGCCTCGGTCGAGGCGCCGCCGTCGCACCTGCTCCTCGGCTCGGACGCGCTGCGCCTGGTCGGGGCCGCGCGCGCGGCCGTGGACGCGGACATCCGCGACTGGGAGGCGCTCTCGCGCACCACCGACTTCGCCGAGGGTGCTCAGCTCTGA
- a CDS encoding cell wall-binding repeat-containing protein produces MPSPSRPTDCSCTRRSTGVCGHDRYATAANLAGAWNEDVPTATPVGVASGTAFADSLTGGAYMALMNGPLLLTATSSADPPRSRRSWRHG; encoded by the coding sequence ATCCCGTCTCCAAGTCGGCCAACGGACTGCTCCTGTACGCGACGATCCACGGGCGTCTGCGGCCACGACCGCTACGCGACGGCCGCCAACCTCGCCGGCGCCTGGAACGAGGACGTACCGACCGCGACCCCCGTCGGCGTCGCCAGCGGAACGGCCTTCGCGGACAGCCTCACCGGCGGCGCGTACATGGCGCTCATGAACGGCCCGCTGTTGCTGACGGCCACATCTTCGGCGGACCCACCGCGATCTCGCCGGTCGTGGAGGCACGGCTGA
- the nth gene encoding endonuclease III, translated as MTRAAADVSDVKTAKPETHTALVRRARKIYRELSDVYPYAKCELDFEDPYQLLTAVILSAQSTDVGVNKVTPALFRRYPTPADLASADPEELEALIKPTGFFHNKAKSLLGMSKAVVTDYGGQVPGKLNELVKLPGVGRKTANVVLGDAFGVPGITVDTHFGRLVRRWGWTDLEDPVKVEHAIGELFPRKDWTLLSHRTIYHGRRVCHAKKPACGACPIAKLCPSRGIGEQDPVKAAALLKYKPGEGGLPL; from the coding sequence ATGACCCGAGCCGCCGCCGACGTCTCCGACGTGAAGACAGCGAAGCCGGAGACCCACACGGCGCTGGTCAGGCGCGCCCGCAAGATCTACCGCGAGCTCAGCGACGTCTACCCGTACGCCAAGTGCGAGCTGGACTTCGAGGACCCCTACCAGCTCCTCACCGCGGTCATCTTGTCCGCCCAGTCCACCGACGTCGGAGTGAACAAGGTCACGCCCGCGCTGTTCCGGCGCTACCCGACGCCCGCCGACCTGGCCTCCGCCGATCCCGAGGAGCTCGAGGCGCTGATCAAGCCCACCGGGTTCTTCCACAACAAGGCGAAGTCGCTGCTGGGCATGTCGAAGGCGGTGGTCACCGACTACGGCGGGCAGGTGCCGGGCAAGCTCAACGAGCTGGTGAAGCTTCCGGGGGTCGGCCGCAAGACCGCCAATGTCGTGCTCGGCGACGCGTTCGGCGTCCCCGGCATCACGGTCGACACCCATTTCGGGCGCCTGGTGCGCCGCTGGGGGTGGACCGATCTGGAGGACCCGGTCAAGGTCGAGCACGCCATCGGCGAGTTGTTCCCGCGCAAGGACTGGACGCTGCTCTCGCACCGGACCATCTACCACGGCCGGCGGGTCTGCCATGCGAAGAAGCCGGCGTGCGGAGCGTGCCCGATCGCGAAGCTGTGCCCCAGCCGGGGGATCGGGGAGCAGGATCCGGTGAAGGCGGCCGCGCTGCTGAAGTACAAGCCGGGGGAAGGCGGTCTGCCGCTGTGA
- a CDS encoding CoA pyrophosphatase, translating into MDIPIADPLPDWLLPLARAAENGSGMGPRFQRPADLAGEPRRSAVLILFGEDPVEGPDVLFVERAKTLRNHPGQPAFPGGAVDPGEGPVATALREANEETDLDPDGVQVFGILPDQYVFPSDFLVTPVLGWWRAPSPVRVRDPREVASVRRIAVRELVDPANRMLVGNPSGRSSPAFEAGSLLIWGFTAALLDGVLRAGGWEQPWDTGRVEPLPQEVLALAFRSRGAPGGEDK; encoded by the coding sequence ATGGACATTCCGATAGCCGATCCGCTGCCCGACTGGCTGCTTCCGCTCGCCCGCGCCGCCGAGAACGGGAGCGGGATGGGGCCCCGGTTCCAGCGGCCCGCGGATCTGGCCGGGGAGCCCCGGCGCTCCGCCGTGCTCATCCTGTTCGGTGAGGATCCCGTCGAGGGGCCCGACGTGTTGTTCGTCGAGCGCGCCAAGACGCTGCGGAACCATCCCGGCCAGCCGGCGTTCCCCGGCGGTGCCGTGGACCCCGGGGAGGGGCCGGTGGCGACCGCGCTGCGGGAGGCCAACGAGGAGACCGACCTGGATCCGGACGGGGTCCAGGTCTTCGGGATCCTGCCCGATCAGTACGTCTTCCCCTCGGACTTCCTGGTGACGCCGGTATTGGGCTGGTGGCGCGCCCCGAGCCCGGTGCGGGTGCGCGATCCGCGGGAGGTCGCCTCGGTGCGCCGGATCGCGGTGCGCGAGCTGGTCGACCCGGCCAACCGGATGCTGGTCGGCAACCCTTCGGGGCGGTCGAGCCCGGCCTTCGAGGCGGGCTCGCTGTTGATCTGGGGTTTCACCGCCGCGCTCCTGGACGGGGTGCTCAGGGCGGGCGGATGGGAACAGCCGTGGGACACCGGGCGGGTCGAGCCGCTGCCGCAGGAGGTGCTCGCGCTGGCGTTCCGCAGCCGCGGGGCGCCGGGGGGAGAAGATAAGTAG
- a CDS encoding MarP family serine protease gives MDILDILLLLVVAAFAVSGYRQGFVVGVVSFAGFLGGLALGFVIVPTFLDRSSASLLASVIALCAVLALAVVGQVLGSMLGGKLREAITWEPARLVDAVSGAVVSVVAVLMVAWFLGLALFTSSVPTISDQVRSSSILKGMTQVLPQGANQWFNGFSNVLNRNGFPQVFAPFQAEDPANVPAPDQSLVGSPVIAADRASIVKIRGQAPSCGKDIEGSGFVYAPGKVMTNAHVVGGTRSLVVRQSNNRQYAATVVLFDPKRDIAVLDVPGLKAPQLNFDLDGKANDSAMVVGYPEDGPFSVDPARIREQITATGADIYSNGNVRRQVFALYAQVQQGNSGGPLLSTDGRVLGVVFAKSLEDKNTGYALTAQEVSSDASAGAATDVPVNTQACAI, from the coding sequence ATGGACATCCTCGACATCCTGCTGCTGCTGGTCGTGGCGGCGTTCGCGGTCTCCGGGTATCGGCAGGGTTTCGTCGTCGGAGTGGTCTCCTTCGCGGGCTTCCTCGGCGGTCTGGCGCTGGGCTTCGTGATCGTCCCGACGTTCCTGGACCGCTCCTCGGCGAGCCTGCTGGCCTCGGTGATAGCGCTGTGCGCGGTGCTGGCGCTGGCGGTGGTCGGGCAGGTGCTCGGCTCGATGCTGGGCGGCAAGCTGCGCGAGGCCATCACCTGGGAGCCGGCCCGGCTGGTGGACGCGGTGAGCGGCGCGGTGGTGTCGGTGGTCGCGGTGCTGATGGTGGCCTGGTTCCTGGGCCTGGCGCTGTTCACGTCCTCGGTGCCGACCATCAGCGACCAGGTGCGCTCCTCCAGCATCCTCAAGGGCATGACCCAGGTGCTGCCGCAGGGCGCCAACCAGTGGTTCAACGGGTTCTCCAACGTCCTGAACCGCAATGGCTTCCCGCAGGTGTTCGCGCCCTTCCAGGCCGAGGACCCGGCGAACGTCCCGGCCCCGGACCAGTCGCTGGTGGGCAGCCCGGTGATCGCCGCCGACCGGGCCTCGATCGTGAAGATCCGCGGCCAGGCCCCCTCCTGCGGCAAGGACATCGAGGGCTCCGGGTTCGTGTACGCGCCCGGCAAGGTGATGACCAACGCGCACGTGGTCGGCGGCACCCGCTCGCTGGTGGTGCGCCAGTCCAACAACCGGCAGTACGCGGCCACCGTGGTGCTGTTCGACCCCAAGCGCGACATCGCGGTGCTGGACGTCCCCGGCCTGAAGGCCCCGCAGCTGAACTTCGACCTGGACGGCAAGGCCAACGACTCCGCGATGGTGGTCGGCTACCCCGAGGACGGCCCGTTCAGCGTCGACCCCGCGCGCATCCGCGAGCAGATCACCGCGACCGGCGCCGACATCTACTCCAACGGCAACGTCCGGCGCCAGGTGTTCGCGCTCTACGCGCAGGTGCAGCAGGGCAACTCCGGCGGCCCGCTGCTGTCCACCGACGGCCGGGTGCTCGGCGTGGTGTTCGCCAAGTCGCTGGAGGACAAGAACACCGGGTACGCGCTGACCGCGCAGGAGGTCTCCTCCGACGCGTCCGCCGGCGCCGCCACCGACGTTCCGGTGAACACGCAGGCCTGCGCGATCTGA